One Nostoc sp. CENA543 genomic window, CGTATCCAAAAAGAATCTGCAAACTGTTCTACGTCGTTTTGTTAACAGACACCATCACACTCAACATCTCACTGACTTCCATATCTTACCATCAGCTAAAATCAAACAAAGGCAAGTAGCCCACCGAGGACGATTACCCATGAGTCAAGCCATTGAGGGAGTACGCTGGACAATTCACGATATAGAAGTTCTACCTGAAAATGAGTGGACGCGCTATGAAATTATTAATGGAGAACTCTTTGCGGTTAGTCATCCCCACTACCTTCATCAACAAGTTTGTGGCAGAATATCCATAAAACTTGATGCTTGGTCAAATACAACTGGCTTAGGAGTAGCAATTTTCAATCCAGGGGTGATTTTTTCTGAAGCAGATAGCGTTATTCCTGATGTAGTTTGGGTAAGTCGAGAACGACTAGCGCAAATTGTTGATGAAGCGGGACATTTAACTGGCGCGCCAGAGTTAGTGGTAGAGGTGTTATCCCCTGGTAAACAAAATGAACTCAGAGATCAAGCAGCAAAACTTAAGTTGTATTCAGTTCAAGGTGTGAGTGAATATTGGATTGTCAACCGTTTTACTCAACAAGTAGAAGTTTATCGACGGGAGAAAGCGAAATTAGCGTTAGTTGCCACTTTATTAGGTGATGATGAAATAACATCGCCACTTTTACCAGGATTTAGTTGCGCTATTAGTGGCTTTTTTCCCGAATAATCGGTAAAGTCAGCCAAAAAGTTGCACCTTGTTGCAATTGACTGTTGACACCAATTTCACCACCATGAGCATTGATAATTTGCTTACATAAATACAACCCTAACCCCAAGCTAACGGAATTACGCATATCACCACGAAAATAAAGGTCAAATAGCCTTTCACATTGCTGGGGACTGATACCTACACCATTATCGGTGACTGTGCAGTAAAGTTTATCTCCTTTACAACTAGCATTGACCGTGATTTGTAATCCTGGTGGATTGTGTTTAATAGCATTTAAAATCAAGTTAGAAAATACCCGCCATAGTTGTGTTGTATCAGCTGCTATTAACGGTAAGTCTGCGGTGACGAGATTCGTTAATGTTGCTTGATTTTCCCTGAGTGTGGGTTCTAAATCTGCGATCGCCGTTTCCACCACTGTATGTAATTCTACAGTTTGACAATGTAAAACTATCCCTTGCACTTCACTAATATGCGCTTCCAACAGCGAATTAATTAGGCTTAATTGGCGATCGCTACTTTGTAGCATTCGTTCTAAAATTAGCCGAGGGACTGGGATTGGGGATTGGGGATTGGGGTTTGGGCTTTGGGGTATATTTTCTATGTGCTGATTTAATAAATTCCGCAATACCATGACAGTACCTAAGACTGGGTTGCGTAAATCATGGGAAACGGCGTGCAGAAATACTCTTAATGCTTCCTCGGCTTGTTTACGTTGGGTGATGTCTTCAATTAATCCCTCATAGTAAAGTAAGTTCCCCTGTTCATCACGAACGGCGTAGGCTTTTTCCGAAATCCAAACAATACTACCATCTCGACGATAAATTTGGGATTCAAACTCAGAAACAAAGCCTTGTTCCTCAATTAAACGCACAAATTCAGCCCGTCGTTTTGGGTCAACATATAACTGATGTTCAATATCTGTAAAATTATCTGTCACCTCTTGCGGCGAATTATAACCATAAATGCAAGCTAAAGCCGGATTCGCTGTGATATAACGTCCATCAGGGCTACTTTGAAAAATACCTTCAATGGCATTTTCAAAAATACTGCGATATTTCGCCTCTGCTAACTGAAGTTTAGTATTAGTTAATTCTAATTCTTTCCGCGCATAAAATTCAGAGCGTTGCAGGCGATCGTACAAATAAACACCTAAATCACAAATTATACACAACCACAAAACATATAAAAGAAACGTGACATTATAAAGGTCTGTATAATTGGTGATGGGTGTCTTTAGTCCTAAAACAGTATTCACACCAAAGTAGTAAATTAACACTCCTATCTGAGAGATTAAATGCAAAGTCCAGCGTGTTGGCATCAGTATTGCTTGACTCAAAAACACCAGTGACCAACCAGCAGTATCAGGGAGTGCAAATCCTTTCAGTGTAGCGAATAATTGCGCTGTTAAATTCAGTGACCAAGATGAGCCTAAAAATAATATTCCAGGGTAGCGACGACCAAATTTTGTTTTATGTAGTAGAAAACAAATCATCAGGCTCAGAAAAACAGCCCCATTCATCACCAAAACTTGAATTTTCAAGACCTGGGGTAGTGTTTTTAACTCTCGCAGAGG contains:
- a CDS encoding Uma2 family endonuclease, with product MSQAIEGVRWTIHDIEVLPENEWTRYEIINGELFAVSHPHYLHQQVCGRISIKLDAWSNTTGLGVAIFNPGVIFSEADSVIPDVVWVSRERLAQIVDEAGHLTGAPELVVEVLSPGKQNELRDQAAKLKLYSVQGVSEYWIVNRFTQQVEVYRREKAKLALVATLLGDDEITSPLLPGFSCAISGFFPE
- a CDS encoding PAS domain-containing sensor histidine kinase — translated: MTNWLRTVQKWLKKIVTTATIGEITNVYTVHQTQVQEWLTKRHRFLWQRLYLWLWLALICLVTFSLRNVYDLFFPLRELKTLPQVLKIQVLVMNGAVFLSLMICFLLHKTKFGRRYPGILFLGSSWSLNLTAQLFATLKGFALPDTAGWSLVFLSQAILMPTRWTLHLISQIGVLIYYFGVNTVLGLKTPITNYTDLYNVTFLLYVLWLCIICDLGVYLYDRLQRSEFYARKELELTNTKLQLAEAKYRSIFENAIEGIFQSSPDGRYITANPALACIYGYNSPQEVTDNFTDIEHQLYVDPKRRAEFVRLIEEQGFVSEFESQIYRRDGSIVWISEKAYAVRDEQGNLLYYEGLIEDITQRKQAEEALRVFLHAVSHDLRNPVLGTVMVLRNLLNQHIENIPQSPNPNPQSPIPVPRLILERMLQSSDRQLSLINSLLEAHISEVQGIVLHCQTVELHTVVETAIADLEPTLRENQATLTNLVTADLPLIAADTTQLWRVFSNLILNAIKHNPPGLQITVNASCKGDKLYCTVTDNGVGISPQQCERLFDLYFRGDMRNSVSLGLGLYLCKQIINAHGGEIGVNSQLQQGATFWLTLPIIREKSH